Within Halopelagius longus, the genomic segment GGCGCGGACTACGACGAGGCGCAGGCGAAGGCCCACGAGATAGAACGCGCGGAGGACCGGACGTACGTCCACGCGTTCGACGACCCCTCGGTGATGGCCGGACAGGGGACCATCGGCCTCGAAATCGTCGAGGACTGCCCCGAACTCGACACCGTGGTCGTCCCCATCGGCGGCGGCGGCCTCATCGCCGGCATCGCAACCGCGGTGAAGGCCCGCAACCCCGACGTGCGCGTCGTCGGCGTGCAGTCGGACGGTGCCTCCTCGGCGGCGGATTCGCTTCAGAAGGGCGCAATTTACGAACTCGACAGCGTCGACACCATCGCGGACGGCATCGCCACCCGACGGGTCGGCGAGACGCCGTTCGAGGTCATTCGAGAGCACGTAGACGAGGTGGTGACCGTCTCCGACAAGGAGATAGCCGTCACGCTGACGTACCTGCTCGAACGGTCGAAGACGCTCGTCGAGGGCGCGGGGGCCGTCGCCCTCGCGGCCCTCCTGTTCGAGGCGTTCGACTACGAGGAGGGCGAAACCGTCGTCCCCCTCCTCTCGGGCGGGAACATCGACCTCAACCAACTGACGACGGTGGTCATGCGCGGCCTCGTGGAGACGGGGCGGTACCTGAAGATTCGGACCGTGCTGAAGGACCGCCCGGGGGCGCTACAGGAACTCGTCTCCGTCCTCGCGGACACCCGAGCGAACATCTACGCCATCCAGCACGACCGTACCTCGCGCAACATCTCGATGAACGAGGCGGACGTGGAACTGGACTTAGAGACGCGGGGCCACGACCACGTCGAGGAACTCCTCGCGGCCCTCCGCGAACGGGGGTACGAGGTGGACGTCCTCGCCTGAACGCCGGTCGTACGCTCCGCGTCCTCGCCTCTACTCGTACGTGCCGAGGTGGCCGCCGTCCCACGTCATGTCCGCGCCGTCGAGATGTTGGCCGTGCTTCGAGAACCCGAAGGCGAACAGGTTCGCCACCTGAATCGGACGCATCATGTCTTTCACGCGCGACCCGCCGAGCATCACGTCCTCGACGACTTCCTCCTCGGAGATGCCGCGTTCCTCCGCGGTGTCGGGAATCTGGCCTTCGACCAACGGCGTCGAGACGTAACTGGTCGAGACGGTGAACGCGCGGAGGGCCCCCTCGCCTTCGGCGGCGATGGACTTCGTGAGGCCGCGCAGGGCGAACTTCGAGGTGATGTACGCCGCTTTGTCCTGCGTGGCGACGTGACCGTGGATGGAACACATGTTGCCTATCGCGCCGACGCCGTCGTCCGTCTCTCGAACGTGCGGCATCACGAGTTTCGAGAGGAGGAACGGCGCGCGGACCATCACCTCGTGCATCGTGTCGTAGACGTCCATCGGGAACTCCTCGAGGGGCGAGATGTGCTGCATCCCGGCGATGTTCGCGAGGTAGCGCACGTCGCCGTGCGTCGCCGCCTCCTCCACCAACGCCCGCATCTCGTCGTCGTCGGTCAGGTCCGCCTCGACGGTGACCACCTCGCCCGGCGCGTCCATCTCGTCTTCGACCAACGCCTTCATCGAGGCGAGTCCGTCGCCGTCCACGTCGGTTCCGACGACGGTGAGGCCGTTCGTCGCCATCGCGGCGGCCGTCGCCCGGCCGATACCGGACGCCGCGCCCGTCACGAGACAGACGCTCTCGGGGCCGAAGCGGTCGTCCTCTAAAACCAGTACGTCGTCCGCGCCGAACTCTACCGTAGCGGGGTCCGCCATGTGGGACACTGACGGGCGAGAGCGGTATCAATCTGAGCGTGTCGCCGCGTCAGGAGCCGAGACGTTCGGTTTCGAGGGAGAGTAGCGCACCCCTGAGGGTTCTCCCGGATTTAAGTCGCCCGACGCCGACGCCCCGGACATGAAGCGCATCATCAGCACGGACGAGGCACCCGCCGCGGTGGGCGCGTACAGTCAGGCGACGACGAACGGGTCGCTCCTCTTCACGGCGGGACAGATTCCGCTGACGCCCGACGGGGAACTGCTGGACGACGAGGACATCGCCACGCAGACGGAACAGGCCCTCGACAACGTGATGGCGATTCTCGACGCCGAGGGCGCGACGGCGGCGGACGTGTTGAAGGTGAGCGTCTTCCTCGACGACATCGAGGACTTCGAGGAGATGAACGAGACGTACGCGGGCTACTTCGAGGAGGAGCCCCCGGCCCGAAGCGCAGTCGAGGTGGCGAACCTGCCGAAGGGCGTCGGCGTCGAGATAGAGGCCATCGCCGACGCCGAGTGAACGTGCGGCCGCGAACGAAGTCCGCACTCCTGTGGGGCGCTATCGGCTGTTTCAGCTTTCTCGCCGCCCTGCAGGGGTATCGGCTCCTCGTCGGTCCGTTGTCGTTCGGCGTCCTCGGCTCTCTCGTCGTCGCCGTCGTCGTCGGCGGCGTCGTCTCCGGCGTGACGTACGCCACCGAGCGCCGTATCGCCACGAAAGGAAGGACTTAAACTACTCAACGGGATACGTTGAACTGTAAGCCGGGATGGCCGAGTGGTAAGGCGCACGCCTGGAAAGCGTGTTCCCTTTGGGATCCAGGGTTCAAATCCCTGTCCCGGCGCTTCTCTAACTTCTAACCCCCGAGCGAGGCGTTTATCGCCGAGCGTACGCGGTAGAAGTTTGCAAGCGATTACGACGGGATTTGAACCCTACCAGTCGCGCGCAGCGAACGTAGTGAGCGAGCACGTCTGGTTTCGGTTCAAATCCCTGTCCCGGCGCTTCTTCGGAAACTGACCGCCGAGCGAGGCGTCTCGTCGCCGAGCGACGCCGGTCGAGTTCGGTGAACGTCTACGGACGGATTCGAACTAGGGAGCGACTGAAAGGAGCGACCGTAGTTCAAATTCCTGTCCCGGCGCTTCTCTCACTTCTAACTCCCCAGCGAGGCGTTTCATCGCCGCGAGTACGCGAGTAGAAGTTTGCGAGCGGTTACGACGGGATTTGAGCCAACGAGCAGATCTTCGATTTGCGAGTGAGGTTCAAATCCCTGTCCCGGCGCTTCTCTAACCCCTGATCGAGGCGTCTCGCCGAAAACGAAGCGACGAGTCAGTCGTCGGATTCCGGGATGAACGGTCCGTACACCGCCGTTTGGTGGGCGATCGTCGCCACGCGGAGGATGTACGCGCTCAGTATCGCGAGGGGGACGAGCGTCGCGACGATTATCGCCCCCGCGACACCGACGAGTGCGGCGTGCGGCAGCGTCAGACCGGCGATGTCTCGATACGAGAAGATACCTATCGTGGCGACGGTCACCGCGGGGACGCCGGTGTAGACGAGGAGTCGTGAGAGACGCGCCAACTGCCGTTCGACGACCACCGTTTTGAGGAACTGCCGCGCGGCGTCGACTTCGACGAACAGTTCGGTGATCCGTTGTAGCTCTTCGGCCGTCTCCGCGTCGGAATCGGAGAGTTCCGCCTGAATTCGTCGAACGTCGTGGAACTGCCCCGAATTACGGTAATCGAGCATCGTGAGGAACGTCCGGAGCATGCTCGTGTCGTCGGCCGCCAACTCGTCGTTCGTCCGTTCCGCTTCTTCGATGACCGACTGGGTTATCTCCGCGACGTCGTTCGCCACTCGCTCGTCCGCCCGCGAGCGGTCGAATCGGTCCTGAGCCGTTCCGGCGGCGTCCGAGACGGCGGAGAGGAGCGTTCCGAAGAAGGGTGACGCGTGCGGCGAACTCACCGAGGTCCCGGTTCGGTCTTCGACGCGCTCTCGAAAGTCCGTGATGTCGGTCCGGCGTTCGTAGAGGTCCTGTACGGAGCCGAACTCGTGAGAGAGGACGATCTGGTTCACGCCGACCGTAATCGGGACGAGCGTCAGGAGGCCGTTGACGGTGCCGTTGAGGTACCACATCACCCGGTTCGGCGTCGTCACCGTGGCGAGGTCGAGAATCCCGACCGCGAAAAACGCCGCGCCGACCCCGAAGAGTAAGACGAGCGAAACGAGGAGTCGATCACCCGAGAGCAGGAACCACCGTGTGAGTCCCGTAATCGGACGGTGGTCGGCCGAGCCTTCGGTCGTGTCCGCCATACGGACACGCAACACGCGAGCGGGGAATAAATGTCAACCACGAGTATGCAACCCGGCGACCGGAGACGGAGCGACGCGTCGGACCGACCGCGCCGAAAGAAAACGGGGTGGTTCGCGAAGCACCGGACGGACGACTCGCGACGGTGGGGTGCGAGTCGCGTCTACTCCTGCATCTCCTCTATCACTCCGACCTTCCAGTCGGTGTAGCCGCCGGACCCGACGGTGAACGTCTCCGTCATCTCGCCGACGGTGACGGCGTACTGGCCGTCCTCGATGGTCAGTTCGTCCGCGTTGCCCGGCACGTCGCCCGGGAGGACCAAGAGCGTCTCCAACGGCGCGTCGATGGTGACGGTCTTGCTCTCGCCGGAGTCGAGGGAGACGCGCGTGTACCCCATCAGTCGCTCGTCGGGGTGGATGACCGACCCGAACGACTGGGTGTTGTACGCCTCCACCACGTCGGTGCCCGCCCTGTCGCCAGTGTTCGTCACCTTCACCGACACCTCGATGGTGCCGAGACTGCCGTCGCCCGCGGACTCGCCGGGACTGATCTGGAGGTTCTCGTACTCGAAGGAGGTGTAACTCAGGCCGTGGCCGAACGGGAACTGCGACTCCTCGTCGCCGCGATTCGCCGGCGGCAGGTGGTTGTAGACGTTGATGAGGTCGCCCGTCGTGTGCGGCCACGTGAACGGGAGTCGCCCGCTGGGGTCAACGTCGCCGAAGAGCGTGCGACCGACCGCCGTACCGCCCTCCGTCCCCGGTTGGTACGCCATCAGGGCCGCGTCGAACTTCTCCATCGTCTCCGGGTGCCCGCGCGGGCGACCGGCGACGACGACGCCGACGGTGGGGGTGTTCGTCTCGGCCACCGCGTCGACGATTTCGGGCTGTTCGCCGGGGAGTTCGAGCGTGTCGGTGTCGCCGAAGCCCTCGGAGTAAGGCCCTTCGCCGACGACGACGACGGCGACGTCGGCGTTCTCGGCGGCGTCCACGACTTCGGACTCGTTGTCGAAGGGGAACTCGTCGGGCGCGAACGGGTTGAACGTGTGTCCGGTCGGCACGGAGACGATTTCGGTGCCGTCGGACGCCGCCTCCTTCATCCCCTCGACGATGGTCACCGCGGCGGGTTGAGCCTCCGAATCTTCGGGAAGCCCCTGCCACCCGAGCGTCCACCCGCCCATCTGGTTTCGGACGTTGTCGGCGTTGGGACCCGTCACGAGGACCGTGTCGGCGTCCGAGATGGGGAGCGTCTCCTCGGCGTTCTTCAGGAGCGTCATCGACTCCGTCGCCGCCTTCCGAGCCGTGTCTCGACCCGCGCCGACCTGCTCGCTCACCGAGAAGTCCGGCCCGCTATCGTCAAGCAAGCCGAGGTGTTTCTTGAACCGGAGGACGCGTTTTACCGCCTCGTCGATTCGGGACGTCTCGACTTCGCCGGACTCCACGAGGTCCACGAGGGTCGTGACGAACCGCTCTGGCTCTTCCGGTTCCATGTAGACGTCCACGCCGGCGTTGATGCCCTCGCGGACGGCGTCGCGGAACGTCGGGACGTACTCGTGGATCGTCATCATGCGGTCGAAGTCGTCCCAATCGGAGATGAGGACGCCCTCGAACCCCCACCACTCGCGGAGCACCTCGGTGAGGAGGAACTTAGAGGCGTGCGCGGGGACGCCGTTGACCGATCCGCTGTTGACCATGATGCTCTCCGTTTGCGACTGGACGCCGGCGCGGAACGGCGGGAAGAACTTCTGTCTGAGCATCCGCATCGGGATGTGCGCCGGACTGCGGTCGTTGCCGTTCTCCGGTTCGGAGTAGCCCGCGAAGTGCTTCACCGTCGCGCCGACGGTGACGCAACCGTTCTCGCGCGTCTGCATTCCCTCCGTCGCCGCCGAGACCATCTCCGAGGCGAGGTGCGGGTCCTCGCTGAATCCCTCGTAGAACCGACCCCACCGGGGGTCGCGTTGCAGGTCAGCGTCCGGCGCGAAGTTCCAGTGCGCCCCGACCGCTCTGACCGACTTCCCCGTCTGCTTTGCGGCCTTCCTCGTCAGTTCGGGGTTTCGTGTCGCACCTAATCCGAGGTTGTGGGGGTACGCCGTCGCGCCGTCCACCGTGACGTTCCCGTGGACGGCGTCCAGACCGTAGGCGAACGGAATCCCGTGGTCGGTGTTGTCGGCGGCGAACTGCTGGAGTTCGTCGAGTTGCTTCCGGAGTTCTTCGGGGTCGTTCGTCGGCGGGTTCGCCCCGCCGGAGAGGAGCGACCCCGCGTGGTACTTCGTCAGATAGTCGCCCACCTCCGCGGGGTCGAGACTCCCGACGTTCACTTGGAGCATCTGCCCGACCTTCTGTTCGAGCGACAGCGATTCGAGGAGGCTCTCGACGTCCGCCCCATCCCCGTCGGAGTCGTCCGCGGCGGCGACGCCGCCGGCACCCCCCGCGGCCAAGAGACCGGCCCCGGCGACGCCGAGGAACTGTCGCCGCGTCTGTTCGACAAATCGTGATACGTCTACATTCTCTCTGGATTGCCCATCCATGGGTGAAAATGGCAACCACATACCATAATAGTTTATTAAGTACATTAGAAAGTAATACTACTCGGATGTTCTCTCGGCAGTTACTATCTGAGATGGCGGCGGGGCAGCGCCCGGAGACGGGACGCATCCGTCATATCGAAAAATACGAGACGCAGAGCGAGCTGTAGGGTCGGTTCAGGCCGTCAGGCGACGCGTCGCCACGGATTCGCCCGCGGCGTTCGACGCGACTAATCGGACGGTGTACTCCGCCGGCGACCCGAACTTCTCCGTGAAGGAGCGACTTCCCGTCGCGCCGGACCACCGCGCGAGGGGCGACTCGCCCGTGCTGATGCTCCCGCGGTACAGTTCGACGGTCACGGAGTCGGGGCCGCCCGAGACGCCCCACTCGACTTCGACTTCGGCGTGGGGGTTGTTCGGACTGGCCGACGCGACGGCGAACGTATCGACGACCGGTGCCGTCCCGCCCGCGGCGTCCGTCGTGACCGTAATCGTTTCGCTGGGGTCGGACTCGTTGCCCGCCGCGTCCGTCGCCGTGACGAAGAACTCGTACGTCGTCCCGGCGTCGAGTCCCGTGACCGTACAGGCGGTATCGGCCACCTCGCCGAGGCGCGTCCCGTCCGCGTAGACGTCGTAGTGGTCCACGCCGGTGTCGTCCGACGCCGCGTCCCACGCCAACTCGACCGCCGCGTCGGTGTGGGCCGGCGACGAGAGGTTCGCCGGCGCCGACGGCGGCGACGTGTCCGCGGACCCGTCGTCGCCGCTTCCGTCGTCCGTCGTGCCGTCGTCCGTCGTCGTGCCGACCGCCGCCTCCACGTCGAGGATGCCGTACCCGTAGCGCACGTCGTGTCCGGTCCGACCGGCGTCCTCCGCCGTGTCGCGCAGGCGCGTCCGGGCGTCCGCGTTCGAGTGGCCGGCGGCCATCAGGAGGCCCGCCGCGCCCGCGAC encodes:
- the ilvA gene encoding threonine ammonia-lyase, with translation MLSLSDVTAARDRIEDVARRTPLDYSHTFSEMTGAEVYLKLENFQRTGAFKIRGAMNCIATLSEEQKAAGVVTASAGNHAQGVALAATRAGVNSKIVMPEHAPISKVKATERYGGETVLHGADYDEAQAKAHEIERAEDRTYVHAFDDPSVMAGQGTIGLEIVEDCPELDTVVVPIGGGGLIAGIATAVKARNPDVRVVGVQSDGASSAADSLQKGAIYELDSVDTIADGIATRRVGETPFEVIREHVDEVVTVSDKEIAVTLTYLLERSKTLVEGAGAVALAALLFEAFDYEEGETVVPLLSGGNIDLNQLTTVVMRGLVETGRYLKIRTVLKDRPGALQELVSVLADTRANIYAIQHDRTSRNISMNEADVELDLETRGHDHVEELLAALRERGYEVDVLA
- a CDS encoding SDR family NAD(P)-dependent oxidoreductase — encoded protein: MADPATVEFGADDVLVLEDDRFGPESVCLVTGAASGIGRATAAAMATNGLTVVGTDVDGDGLASMKALVEDEMDAPGEVVTVEADLTDDDEMRALVEEAATHGDVRYLANIAGMQHISPLEEFPMDVYDTMHEVMVRAPFLLSKLVMPHVRETDDGVGAIGNMCSIHGHVATQDKAAYITSKFALRGLTKSIAAEGEGALRAFTVSTSYVSTPLVEGQIPDTAEERGISEEEVVEDVMLGGSRVKDMMRPIQVANLFAFGFSKHGQHLDGADMTWDGGHLGTYE
- a CDS encoding Rid family detoxifying hydrolase, with protein sequence MKRIISTDEAPAAVGAYSQATTNGSLLFTAGQIPLTPDGELLDDEDIATQTEQALDNVMAILDAEGATAADVLKVSVFLDDIEDFEEMNETYAGYFEEEPPARSAVEVANLPKGVGVEIEAIADAE
- a CDS encoding beta-glucosidase, which gives rise to MDGQSRENVDVSRFVEQTRRQFLGVAGAGLLAAGGAGGVAAADDSDGDGADVESLLESLSLEQKVGQMLQVNVGSLDPAEVGDYLTKYHAGSLLSGGANPPTNDPEELRKQLDELQQFAADNTDHGIPFAYGLDAVHGNVTVDGATAYPHNLGLGATRNPELTRKAAKQTGKSVRAVGAHWNFAPDADLQRDPRWGRFYEGFSEDPHLASEMVSAATEGMQTRENGCVTVGATVKHFAGYSEPENGNDRSPAHIPMRMLRQKFFPPFRAGVQSQTESIMVNSGSVNGVPAHASKFLLTEVLREWWGFEGVLISDWDDFDRMMTIHEYVPTFRDAVREGINAGVDVYMEPEEPERFVTTLVDLVESGEVETSRIDEAVKRVLRFKKHLGLLDDSGPDFSVSEQVGAGRDTARKAATESMTLLKNAEETLPISDADTVLVTGPNADNVRNQMGGWTLGWQGLPEDSEAQPAAVTIVEGMKEAASDGTEIVSVPTGHTFNPFAPDEFPFDNESEVVDAAENADVAVVVVGEGPYSEGFGDTDTLELPGEQPEIVDAVAETNTPTVGVVVAGRPRGHPETMEKFDAALMAYQPGTEGGTAVGRTLFGDVDPSGRLPFTWPHTTGDLINVYNHLPPANRGDEESQFPFGHGLSYTSFEYENLQISPGESAGDGSLGTIEVSVKVTNTGDRAGTDVVEAYNTQSFGSVIHPDERLMGYTRVSLDSGESKTVTIDAPLETLLVLPGDVPGNADELTIEDGQYAVTVGEMTETFTVGSGGYTDWKVGVIEEMQE